In one Bacteroidota bacterium genomic region, the following are encoded:
- a CDS encoding OmpA family protein: protein MKSCTTNGGTRNTQTRGLVVRQLRALYAASIVLYLVSATAVAQLHQPTASNDEAIRPSLLLGGTYSSNFTRTSIDAYSGDILCGVFTSGNGGHFSLRAQYESPFGSAFGLLVGLSFRNLSSRYTTAPFNNERALYPTTGSPVTINRERIYDVSMNAIGPSIGASWHPLSRVSLGASMALYAVPNASYVQSEHLITGGVVYTDNLLSTRPVANGLLPTNHIASALELQAGYDLPVSSRMAARAYAEGVIGLTSLANVAGAPYRAYSVNGGVALVYTFPSENVERPVEPIIIPPPAPEPKATPPVATATPAPRPKPLRLEVRAVGLTDHDEEVSQPVVAIENVLVTDVSPMLGYVFFDDGSSNIPHRYHCYERASSTSSFSTKQFYSLNAEGINHELLNIIGKRLQDHPKATITLTGTRSIHSPLDSATSDTIAFARAQRVAEYLQSVWQIAPQRIRTRSRALPELSSDDNNESGQAENRRVEITSNSREILEPVETRKFEQTATPPRIMFHQDIYTSHGIASNKIIIRQGDRVLQTRDQLSGDTRSEWLWNITDGDALKSSDSVSWTMVVTDSIGETAEVSGIIRIKPQEHTTTTHAIDTSDADKSLERFHLLLFDYSSSSELGQNSESVLNRLAASVTPDAEITITGHTDITGDAAFNEKLSYQRASRAALLLGSKLRAMGRSIPSLQLEARGSKDLLFDNSVAEGRMLSRTVRVSIERNLK from the coding sequence ATGAAGTCCTGTACGACGAACGGGGGTACACGCAACACACAGACCCGAGGCCTTGTGGTCCGGCAGCTCCGCGCACTGTACGCGGCGAGTATTGTATTGTATCTTGTCAGCGCCACTGCAGTCGCACAATTGCATCAACCGACTGCGTCGAACGATGAAGCTATCCGCCCGTCGCTGCTACTGGGAGGGACGTATAGTTCTAACTTTACCCGTACTTCGATAGACGCCTACAGCGGGGATATCCTGTGCGGAGTGTTCACCAGCGGCAATGGCGGCCATTTCAGTCTGCGGGCCCAGTACGAGTCGCCGTTTGGGAGCGCATTCGGATTGCTTGTCGGTCTTTCCTTCCGAAATCTTTCGAGCCGATACACGACAGCACCGTTCAACAACGAACGAGCTCTGTATCCGACGACCGGTTCGCCGGTCACCATCAATCGTGAGCGTATCTACGATGTCTCGATGAATGCAATCGGTCCGAGCATCGGCGCAAGTTGGCATCCGTTATCGAGGGTCTCGCTCGGTGCATCGATGGCGCTCTATGCGGTGCCCAATGCATCCTATGTGCAGAGCGAGCACCTCATCACCGGTGGAGTTGTATACACCGATAATCTGCTTTCGACGCGACCCGTAGCAAACGGTTTGCTGCCGACGAATCATATAGCGAGCGCTCTCGAGCTACAAGCAGGGTACGATTTGCCTGTCTCATCGAGGATGGCGGCCCGAGCGTATGCCGAAGGCGTCATCGGCCTGACCTCACTTGCAAATGTCGCGGGCGCACCGTATCGGGCATACAGCGTGAATGGCGGGGTAGCGCTTGTCTATACGTTCCCGTCAGAGAATGTCGAACGCCCCGTAGAACCGATCATTATTCCACCACCAGCGCCAGAGCCGAAAGCAACGCCACCGGTTGCCACTGCAACGCCTGCTCCGAGACCGAAGCCATTGCGACTCGAAGTGCGGGCCGTCGGGTTGACCGACCATGACGAAGAAGTATCGCAGCCGGTCGTCGCCATCGAGAACGTACTCGTCACCGACGTATCGCCCATGCTCGGCTACGTGTTTTTCGACGATGGCTCGTCGAACATCCCGCACCGTTACCACTGCTACGAACGTGCGTCATCGACAAGCAGCTTCTCTACGAAACAATTTTATTCGCTCAATGCCGAAGGAATCAACCATGAGTTGCTGAATATCATCGGGAAACGATTACAGGATCACCCGAAAGCAACCATCACACTGACCGGAACGCGCAGCATCCATTCTCCACTGGATTCCGCAACGAGCGATACGATCGCGTTCGCCAGAGCACAGCGGGTGGCAGAATACCTGCAATCGGTTTGGCAGATCGCCCCACAACGTATTCGCACCAGATCGCGCGCGTTGCCCGAGCTCAGTTCGGACGATAACAACGAATCGGGACAGGCAGAAAACCGGCGAGTCGAGATCACATCGAACTCGCGTGAGATTCTCGAACCTGTCGAGACGCGGAAATTCGAGCAAACGGCGACTCCGCCTCGCATCATGTTCCACCAGGATATCTACACCTCGCATGGAATCGCCTCCAACAAGATTATTATCCGTCAAGGCGACCGCGTCTTGCAAACACGAGATCAACTCAGCGGCGATACCCGGTCGGAATGGTTGTGGAATATTACCGACGGCGACGCGCTCAAGAGCAGCGATTCGGTTTCCTGGACAATGGTGGTTACCGACTCCATCGGTGAAACAGCCGAAGTCTCGGGCATCATACGCATCAAACCACAGGAGCACACGACGACAACGCACGCAATCGATACCAGTGATGCCGACAAGTCGCTCGAACGGTTCCATCTGCTGCTGTTCGATTACTCCTCGAGTTCGGAACTCGGGCAAAATAGCGAATCGGTATTGAACCGGCTTGCCGCCTCCGTCACGCCGGATGCGGAGATTACCATCACCGGTCATACCGATATCACCGGAGATGCGGCATTCAACGAAAAGCTTTCGTATCAGCGCGCGTCTCGCGCGGCGCTTTTGCTTGGCAGCAAACTTCGCGCAATGGGCCGCAGTATCCCTTCGCTCCAACTGGAAGCACGAGGCTCGAAGGACCTGCTCTTCGATAACAGCGTCGCCGAAGGTCGCATGCTCTCGCGCACGGTACGAGTCTCGATCGAACGCAACTTGAAGTGA